In Leptospira langatensis, a genomic segment contains:
- a CDS encoding amidohydrolase family protein, whose amino-acid sequence MFVKRLILIGLKKVRMQIPSLFGRFSPFLLGLILYSGNLNAESWSWSGAYLIQPETLEYSGPVQIQVRDGLVEKISPSSPGKEPLYILPGFCDSHVTLGANSLGGQKDKHELELDLKQFLLHGFTHIQSIADPPWARELSESRKRNFVFPKILTLPPVLIADSKEVAGVKPSGYKILKSPEEAIAAVSSRGKGRAHLFLRHNQGEAFTIDGKLLYRMRSEAEKAGLELSVSTFGEEFANWEALSSEVKVLYHPIPEMPSLQPVAGNLIKQIWAPLFSIYYAQKEVGTPSFSEEWEKWTNWSPSFKERAMSKEALSTLAPLSESEKQEADREYESYLAFLRARKNLSLRILLGSGSGHQLLFPGISGWKELRILSDLIGPKEALRAATETTCTYLGAAHEGKIRVGKPADLLIFREDPLKNWDKLKTLKTVVTEMVKTEIVAPSSPEKKNEKKKSKSRKKG is encoded by the coding sequence TTGTTTGTCAAGAGACTCATTTTAATAGGACTAAAAAAGGTCCGCATGCAAATTCCATCCCTCTTTGGGCGCTTTTCTCCCTTTCTTCTGGGACTCATTCTTTATTCGGGGAACCTGAATGCGGAATCTTGGTCTTGGAGCGGTGCGTATCTCATCCAACCGGAAACTCTGGAATATTCCGGTCCGGTCCAGATCCAGGTCCGAGACGGCTTGGTCGAAAAGATCTCTCCTTCCTCTCCCGGAAAAGAACCTCTGTATATTTTACCGGGTTTCTGTGATTCCCATGTAACTCTGGGCGCGAATTCTCTGGGAGGACAAAAGGATAAGCATGAACTGGAATTGGATCTGAAGCAATTCTTACTCCACGGTTTCACTCATATCCAGAGCATCGCGGATCCTCCTTGGGCTAGGGAACTTTCCGAGTCTCGAAAAAGGAATTTCGTATTTCCTAAAATTCTAACTCTTCCTCCCGTTCTTATCGCAGACTCGAAAGAAGTCGCCGGTGTAAAACCGAGCGGTTATAAGATCTTGAAATCTCCGGAAGAAGCGATCGCGGCAGTTTCTTCTAGAGGAAAAGGAAGAGCTCATTTATTTCTCCGTCACAATCAGGGAGAAGCATTCACCATAGACGGAAAACTTTTGTATAGAATGAGATCCGAAGCGGAGAAGGCGGGACTCGAACTTTCCGTTTCTACCTTCGGAGAAGAGTTTGCGAATTGGGAGGCCTTGTCTTCGGAAGTAAAGGTTCTCTATCATCCGATTCCCGAAATGCCTTCTCTCCAACCTGTGGCGGGGAATTTGATAAAACAGATCTGGGCTCCTCTCTTTTCCATCTACTATGCTCAGAAGGAGGTAGGAACTCCCTCCTTTTCGGAAGAATGGGAGAAGTGGACGAACTGGAGTCCTTCTTTCAAGGAAAGGGCCATGTCCAAGGAAGCTCTTTCTACCCTAGCTCCTCTTTCGGAATCGGAAAAACAGGAAGCGGATCGGGAATATGAATCCTATCTTGCTTTCTTAAGGGCGAGAAAGAATCTGTCCTTACGCATCTTATTGGGCTCCGGTTCGGGACACCAACTGCTCTTTCCAGGGATTTCCGGCTGGAAGGAATTGAGGATCTTATCCGACCTGATCGGTCCTAAGGAAGCGTTACGAGCCGCTACGGAGACTACTTGTACTTATTTGGGAGCGGCTCATGAGGGGAAGATCCGGGTCGGAAAACCGGCAGATCTTTTGATTTTTAGGGAAGACCCTTTGAAAAATTGGGATAAACTGAAAACACTAAAGACTGTGGTAACGGAGATGGTGAAAACGGAGATCGTAGCTCCTTCTTCTCCTGAAAAGAAAAACGAAAAGAAGAAATCCAAGTCTAGAAAGAAAGGTTGA
- a CDS encoding ATP-binding protein — translation MSFSLGEIEARVRELLANGLTGNSQDFHAWIRMDTLRRFREEPVFPPDSVQNVLDDLVSKKEAAKGKLDPREYVLSPESSLHRKPSKKEEYLILGRVEFQPMQYVRSRMESFLRANGIDEDLIVDLTIGSIEAVENAVKYGDGGTVEVSYSIEKENVFKIRLVNNLRELNIEEDIERGKFSSTATLMRGMMVMQKLFDKLDLEILEDKRQALFLAEKRLPK, via the coding sequence ATGTCCTTTTCCCTAGGAGAGATAGAGGCCCGTGTGAGGGAGCTCCTAGCAAACGGTTTAACAGGAAATTCCCAGGATTTCCACGCATGGATCCGCATGGACACTCTTCGTCGGTTTAGAGAAGAGCCTGTCTTCCCTCCTGACTCCGTTCAAAACGTTCTAGACGATCTGGTTTCCAAAAAAGAAGCTGCCAAGGGAAAATTAGATCCAAGAGAATACGTGCTTTCTCCGGAATCTTCTCTACATAGAAAACCTTCCAAAAAGGAAGAGTATCTGATCCTCGGCCGAGTGGAGTTCCAACCGATGCAATATGTCCGGAGCAGAATGGAATCCTTTCTTCGCGCAAATGGGATCGATGAGGATCTGATCGTAGACCTGACCATCGGTTCTATAGAGGCTGTGGAGAACGCAGTCAAGTACGGAGACGGAGGGACTGTAGAGGTCAGTTATTCCATAGAAAAAGAGAATGTTTTTAAGATCCGACTAGTGAATAATCTAAGAGAACTGAATATCGAAGAGGATATTGAGAGAGGAAAATTTTCTTCCACAGCCACCCTGATGAGAGGGATGATGGTCATGCAAAAATTATTCGATAAACTGGATCTGGAGATCCTTGAGGACAAACGCCAGGCTCTGTTCCTGGCGGAGAAGCGTCTTCCGAAATAG
- a CDS encoding tRNA (cytidine(34)-2'-O)-methyltransferase gives MSLRIALYRPEIPPNTGNIARLCVALGAELHIVGEPAFELTEKAARRAGLDYWDKLSLTLHSDWENFTKSISSDSKIYLVSTKGSVSYTKPEYSENDVFLFGNETSGLPEEIFRSNIPAGIIRIPMEEDCRCLNLSNAVAVVAYEALRQIRRW, from the coding sequence GTGTCTCTCCGGATCGCATTGTACCGACCGGAGATTCCCCCGAACACGGGAAATATTGCCCGACTCTGCGTCGCCTTGGGGGCGGAGTTGCATATTGTAGGGGAACCTGCGTTCGAACTGACAGAAAAAGCTGCGAGAAGGGCGGGCTTGGATTATTGGGACAAGCTGAGTCTAACTTTACATTCTGATTGGGAGAATTTTACAAAAAGTATTTCTTCCGATTCCAAGATCTATCTGGTTTCCACAAAGGGCAGCGTTTCTTATACAAAACCGGAGTATTCCGAGAACGATGTTTTTCTATTCGGGAATGAGACCTCGGGTTTGCCGGAGGAAATTTTTCGTTCTAATATTCCGGCCGGGATCATTCGGATCCCAATGGAAGAAGATTGCAGATGTTTGAACTTGAGTAATGCCGTCGCCGTGGTCGCGTATGAAGCGTTGCGTCAAATTCGTCGCTGGTGA
- a CDS encoding serine hydrolase domain-containing protein: MSRSFFSKSVRRPFFLFALVFLFISNCSTFAWGWVKVPSGFAWDQDQVGILDRSPAEGFSVLYPEEAGLDSRPLIELSKKLRKDKTEVRSLLILKEGNLVWERYAGGISRQHNHNMYSVTKSVTSLLLGICYTNSCGVDLDDSLASVETGLPGLLPAELSGKESIRLKDAMHMSSGMGWDSFSKKEDIRTEADPLAIAWTPMVSSPPGTKFEYSNGDTQLVAGYLEAKTGKSLYEYSKNTAFSWLGIKGEEWYTSSSGRQTAGFGLRLRAIDMLKIGQLYLDGGKWKGRQVLRPEWIAWTLEPGVDKKYGLQFWLHEFEGKPTFMANGKGGQFIYVIPHRRMVIVMTSAIWDQAPDNVLVSVLESVKAALHSKDKASSLEREEAVLKELKIAHKTSLDPKLKEGADETRIAAEPGIKQNHP; this comes from the coding sequence GTGAGTAGATCCTTTTTCAGCAAATCTGTACGTCGTCCTTTCTTTCTTTTCGCCCTAGTTTTCCTATTTATATCCAACTGCAGTACCTTCGCTTGGGGCTGGGTAAAAGTCCCTTCCGGATTTGCATGGGACCAGGACCAAGTGGGTATCCTGGATCGCAGTCCTGCAGAAGGTTTCTCTGTATTGTATCCGGAAGAGGCAGGCTTGGATTCCAGACCCCTAATAGAATTATCCAAAAAGCTCCGTAAGGACAAAACCGAAGTGCGCTCTCTTCTCATCCTCAAAGAAGGAAACCTGGTTTGGGAAAGATACGCGGGCGGGATCTCGAGACAACACAATCATAATATGTATTCGGTTACCAAGTCGGTGACTTCCTTATTATTAGGAATTTGTTATACGAATTCCTGCGGTGTGGATCTGGATGATAGTCTTGCTTCGGTAGAGACAGGATTGCCCGGATTATTACCGGCAGAGTTGAGCGGAAAGGAATCCATTCGTTTAAAAGACGCAATGCATATGAGCTCCGGAATGGGCTGGGATTCCTTTTCTAAAAAAGAAGATATTCGTACAGAAGCGGATCCTTTGGCAATCGCATGGACTCCGATGGTTTCTTCTCCTCCCGGAACTAAATTCGAATATTCTAATGGAGACACTCAGCTTGTGGCCGGTTATCTGGAAGCTAAGACAGGCAAGAGCCTATACGAATATTCCAAGAATACCGCCTTCTCTTGGTTAGGGATCAAGGGAGAAGAATGGTATACATCGTCTTCCGGTAGACAGACTGCCGGTTTCGGGCTTCGGTTGAGAGCAATCGATATGCTCAAGATAGGGCAGCTCTATTTGGACGGTGGAAAATGGAAAGGTCGCCAAGTGCTTCGTCCGGAATGGATTGCTTGGACCCTGGAGCCAGGAGTGGACAAGAAATATGGACTGCAATTTTGGCTGCATGAATTCGAAGGAAAACCTACATTCATGGCGAACGGAAAAGGCGGCCAATTCATCTACGTGATCCCTCATCGTAGAATGGTAATCGTAATGACCAGCGCTATCTGGGACCAAGCCCCCGATAATGTTCTCGTTTCCGTATTAGAATCGGTAAAGGCTGCGTTGCATTCTAAGGACAAGGCTTCTTCTTTAGAGAGAGAAGAAGCAGTCTTAAAGGAATTGAAGATCGCACATAAGACTTCCTTAGATCCGAAACTAAAAGAAGGCGCGGACGAAACAAGAATTGCAGCCGAACCAGGGATAAAGCAAAATCATCCTTAA
- the cutA gene encoding divalent-cation tolerance protein CutA — protein sequence MASSQEILIFTTLADRDLAEEYIAEMLQLGIITSGTIFPEVSLLYQWEGKLTIDSENKILLKAKADQYAAIEEFIMKKHPYLAPEIIRMDVSFGSDKFKAFIKDKIAKGG from the coding sequence ATGGCGTCGTCGCAAGAAATTCTTATCTTTACTACTTTGGCGGACCGAGATCTGGCGGAAGAATATATAGCGGAAATGCTTCAGTTAGGGATCATCACCAGCGGTACTATTTTTCCGGAAGTCTCTCTTTTATACCAATGGGAAGGAAAACTTACCATCGATTCGGAGAATAAGATCCTACTGAAAGCAAAAGCGGATCAGTATGCCGCCATCGAAGAATTTATCATGAAAAAACATCCGTATTTAGCTCCGGAGATCATCCGAATGGATGTAAGCTTCGGATCGGATAAGTTCAAGGCATTCATCAAGGATAAGATCGCAAAAGGAGGTTGA
- a CDS encoding LIC_10730 family protein has translation MKNKSLVLVILFLSNCYFAVDWSKGSTPKASERAVLQDVPAVDEANLSKAELARKGKKPNFKTKEEQELFQLMTEQGRSPYDAHNCTTLYSDCKDKCWKEYPSPVVETVITAITTNRKRENCIAQCRNVCDNFDPSSSSGPMPNSGKGNYSNPNAPRY, from the coding sequence ATGAAAAATAAATCGCTAGTCCTAGTAATTCTATTTCTATCGAACTGCTATTTCGCAGTAGATTGGAGCAAAGGAAGCACTCCCAAGGCGAGCGAAAGAGCGGTCCTCCAAGATGTTCCTGCCGTAGACGAAGCGAATTTGAGCAAGGCAGAACTCGCTCGCAAGGGAAAGAAGCCGAACTTCAAGACCAAGGAAGAGCAAGAACTCTTCCAGTTGATGACGGAACAAGGCAGGAGTCCGTACGACGCTCATAATTGCACGACCTTGTACAGCGATTGTAAGGACAAATGCTGGAAGGAATATCCGAGCCCTGTGGTGGAAACAGTAATCACTGCGATCACTACAAATCGGAAGAGAGAAAATTGCATCGCTCAATGTAGGAATGTCTGCGATAACTTCGATCCTTCTAGCTCCAGCGGCCCTATGCCGAACTCAGGAAAAGGGAATTATTCCAATCCGAACGCTCCAAGATATTAA
- a CDS encoding histidine kinase: MGQEIRDISDNIRLTVENGKILSLKTHRITRSVEEHIQQAIELILDKVTYPTLVPTIYTIVKELSINACKANQKRIYFEEKGYDLENSAEYKKGIAEYRDLFSEAMAEEYGNKSKKKGFFCLITFDYSMDGIRIEVTNNTPVTVEEEKSLREKLEKGMQYADIAQFYMDNADNSEGAGLGLALILIMLKGEGIDPAHFRIIIRKDSTIARLEVPLTPKFKSVRDKDYSPA; encoded by the coding sequence ATGGGTCAGGAAATCCGGGATATATCAGACAATATCCGGCTTACGGTAGAGAACGGAAAAATCCTTTCTCTAAAGACGCATAGGATCACCAGATCCGTAGAAGAACATATACAACAAGCCATAGAACTGATCTTGGATAAGGTCACTTACCCCACTCTCGTTCCGACCATTTACACTATCGTAAAAGAATTATCGATCAATGCCTGCAAGGCAAATCAAAAAAGGATCTACTTCGAGGAAAAAGGCTACGACCTAGAAAATTCCGCCGAGTACAAGAAAGGGATCGCGGAATATAGAGATCTTTTCTCGGAAGCGATGGCCGAAGAATACGGAAATAAATCCAAGAAGAAGGGATTCTTCTGTCTGATCACATTCGATTATTCTATGGATGGGATCCGGATCGAAGTCACAAACAATACTCCCGTCACTGTGGAAGAAGAAAAATCCCTAAGAGAAAAATTAGAAAAAGGAATGCAGTACGCGGATATCGCTCAGTTCTATATGGACAACGCAGACAACTCCGAAGGAGCGGGACTAGGGCTTGCACTCATATTGATCATGTTAAAAGGAGAAGGAATAGATCCTGCTCATTTCCGGATTATCATTCGCAAGGACTCCACCATTGCAAGGTTGGAAGTCCCTTTGACTCCTAAATTTAAGTCGGTACGAGACAAGGATTATTCCCCCGCATAG
- a CDS encoding type 1 glutamine amidotransferase domain-containing protein, producing MKTVLIPIPQIDFDPTEVSVPWKTLSQKGYKIVFATPSGNPGEADFRMVTGKGLGVLSPVLKARKEDVEFYRELEKSNEFLSPKKYESVKPDSFDVLLLPGGHAKGMRVYLESESLQDLVGKTFAEKKPIAAICHGVLLAARSKNPKTNKSSLFGYKTTGLLRSQELLAWNLTRAWLGDYYRTYPTPLQDEVISFLSSPDDFQEGPMPVSRDTSSNFKPGFTVLDKNYLSARWPGDAHKFASELPLFFG from the coding sequence ATGAAGACTGTCTTAATCCCAATTCCCCAGATCGATTTCGATCCCACTGAGGTCTCCGTACCTTGGAAAACCCTAAGCCAGAAAGGATACAAGATCGTATTCGCGACCCCTTCCGGAAATCCGGGAGAAGCCGATTTTAGAATGGTGACCGGAAAAGGGCTCGGCGTTTTGTCTCCTGTATTAAAGGCAAGAAAAGAAGATGTGGAGTTCTATAGAGAATTAGAAAAGTCGAATGAATTCCTTTCTCCTAAAAAGTACGAGTCCGTAAAACCGGATTCCTTCGATGTATTGCTTCTTCCTGGGGGACACGCTAAGGGGATGAGAGTTTACTTGGAGTCCGAAAGCTTGCAGGACTTAGTGGGAAAAACATTCGCAGAGAAAAAGCCGATCGCAGCTATCTGTCACGGGGTTTTACTTGCTGCTAGATCCAAGAATCCAAAGACAAATAAATCTTCCTTATTCGGATACAAGACTACGGGACTACTTCGTTCCCAAGAACTGTTGGCCTGGAATTTGACGAGAGCCTGGTTGGGAGACTATTATAGGACTTATCCGACTCCCTTGCAGGACGAGGTGATCTCCTTTCTTTCTTCTCCGGACGATTTTCAAGAGGGGCCAATGCCTGTGTCCAGAGATACTTCCAGTAATTTTAAACCGGGCTTTACTGTTTTAGACAAAAACTATTTATCCGCTCGTTGGCCGGGGGACGCTCATAAGTTTGCAAGCGAGCTGCCTTTATTCTTCGGTTGA
- a CDS encoding glycosyltransferase family 2 protein translates to MSLPISACIITLNEEDNIERCLSSLDFVSEIIVLDSGSHDNTEKLAKKKGAKVVLRKFDDYVSQKNHVISLAQFPWILTLDADEEMSPALKEEILALFRKGEPDADGFLIPRLTMYMGKWIRHGGWYPNYRIRLFQKSKGKFVGGKVHEAVQLSGKKKKLKSPVLHYSYKNLYDHVNFINRYSELAAAEKFGKGKRTGILLALLEAGYKSFWMFFVRFGFLDGRRGLILAIMGFYYNFLKYIKIFEMSLAEKEKQK, encoded by the coding sequence ATGTCCTTACCAATCTCAGCCTGCATCATCACTTTAAACGAAGAAGATAATATAGAGAGATGCCTTTCTTCTCTGGATTTCGTAAGCGAGATCATAGTATTGGATTCGGGCTCTCATGATAATACCGAAAAACTGGCCAAGAAGAAGGGAGCGAAAGTAGTCCTACGAAAATTCGACGACTATGTTTCCCAGAAAAACCACGTTATCTCACTCGCGCAATTCCCTTGGATATTGACCCTGGATGCGGATGAAGAAATGTCTCCCGCATTGAAAGAAGAGATCCTTGCACTCTTCCGAAAAGGAGAGCCGGACGCGGACGGATTCCTGATCCCAAGACTTACCATGTACATGGGCAAATGGATCCGACATGGTGGCTGGTATCCGAATTATAGAATACGTCTTTTTCAAAAGTCTAAGGGAAAATTCGTAGGCGGAAAGGTGCACGAAGCAGTGCAATTATCCGGAAAGAAGAAGAAATTAAAAAGCCCAGTGCTCCATTATTCCTACAAGAACCTGTACGATCATGTGAATTTCATCAATAGATATTCGGAATTAGCCGCTGCCGAGAAGTTCGGCAAAGGGAAACGCACAGGGATCTTACTCGCATTACTCGAAGCGGGATACAAATCGTTTTGGATGTTCTTTGTGAGATTCGGATTCTTGGACGGACGCCGGGGACTGATCCTGGCCATCATGGGATTCTATTATAATTTCTTAAAATACATTAAGATCTTTGAAATGAGCCTGGCCGAAAAAGAAAAGCAGAAGTAA
- the uvrB gene encoding excinuclease ABC subunit UvrB — translation MSAIFKIHSPYKAAGDQVQAIEKIATSFQQGEEKVTLIGVTGSGKTYTMAQVIAHLGLPTLVLSHNKTLAAQLFREFKEFFPENAVEYFVSYYDYYQPEAYVPSSDTFIEKDMSMNEEIDKLRLRATSSLLERDDVIIVSSVSCIYGLGSPEEYVNSVVALKVGDVIDRDQVIRKLLHIQYNRNDTDFSRGNFRVRGDSIEVYPAYHTEGFRIEFFGDEVDSISRIHPVTAQVLAKQEKCFIYPAKHFIMAAPLIKDAIRRIKEEMVEQEAKFTKENKFLEAQRIVSRTNYDMEMLQEMGYCNGIENYSRHLTGRKEGERPACLIDYFRGDFLLIVDESHVTIPQVGGMFAGDKARKQTLVDFGFRLPSALDNRPLNFTEFESLTPKTLYVSATPAEYELEKSRTRVEQIIRPTGLLDPMVEVRPTKNQVEDLLVEIRKRIEREERVLVTTLTKKMAEDLTDYYKELGLKVSYLHSEVDTLERVEIIRDLRKGIYDVLIGINLLREGLDIPEVSLVAILDADKEGFLRNYKSLIQTIGRAARNVSGTAVLYADKMTDSMIRAIDETKRRRAIQEEHNHKYKISPQTIKKQIGDIIERTEKDLTPEEAASEEIDKKFREKNFSSKEEMKERIREEMLKAAKELDFERAAMLRDKMLSIKS, via the coding sequence ATGTCTGCAATTTTCAAAATACATTCCCCCTATAAAGCCGCCGGCGACCAGGTCCAGGCCATCGAAAAGATCGCTACCTCCTTTCAACAGGGAGAAGAGAAGGTGACCCTGATCGGGGTGACTGGTTCCGGAAAGACCTACACCATGGCTCAGGTGATCGCTCATCTGGGTCTACCTACCTTGGTGCTCTCACATAACAAGACTTTGGCGGCACAATTGTTCCGTGAATTCAAGGAATTCTTTCCAGAAAATGCGGTCGAATACTTCGTTTCCTATTACGATTACTATCAGCCTGAGGCCTATGTTCCTTCTTCCGATACGTTCATTGAAAAGGACATGTCCATGAACGAGGAGATCGACAAGCTCCGACTGAGGGCGACTTCTTCTCTTCTGGAAAGGGACGATGTGATCATAGTAAGTTCCGTTTCTTGCATCTATGGTTTGGGTTCTCCCGAAGAATATGTGAACTCGGTCGTGGCTCTGAAAGTAGGGGACGTGATCGATCGAGATCAGGTGATCCGAAAGCTTCTTCATATACAATACAATCGTAATGATACGGATTTCTCTCGGGGAAATTTTAGGGTACGGGGAGATAGCATCGAAGTCTATCCTGCGTATCATACCGAAGGATTCCGGATCGAGTTTTTCGGGGACGAGGTAGATTCTATTTCTAGGATCCATCCTGTGACTGCGCAAGTTTTGGCAAAGCAGGAGAAATGTTTTATTTATCCTGCAAAGCACTTCATCATGGCGGCTCCTTTGATCAAGGATGCGATCCGCAGGATCAAGGAAGAAATGGTCGAACAAGAAGCGAAGTTCACCAAAGAAAATAAATTCCTAGAGGCGCAACGTATCGTATCTCGTACCAATTACGATATGGAAATGCTCCAAGAAATGGGATATTGCAACGGGATCGAGAATTATTCCCGCCATCTTACCGGAAGAAAAGAAGGAGAAAGACCTGCTTGCCTCATCGATTATTTTAGAGGAGATTTCCTTCTGATCGTGGACGAGTCACATGTCACCATTCCTCAGGTTGGGGGAATGTTTGCGGGAGACAAGGCGCGCAAGCAAACTTTGGTGGATTTCGGGTTTAGGCTTCCTTCCGCTTTGGACAATCGTCCTCTTAACTTTACGGAATTCGAATCTTTAACTCCTAAGACTCTCTATGTTTCTGCGACTCCCGCAGAGTATGAGTTGGAAAAGAGTAGGACACGAGTAGAGCAGATCATTCGCCCTACGGGTCTCTTGGATCCTATGGTCGAAGTCCGTCCAACCAAGAATCAGGTGGAGGACCTTCTTGTAGAGATCCGCAAGCGGATCGAAAGAGAAGAGAGGGTCCTTGTTACCACTCTCACCAAGAAGATGGCGGAAGATCTCACAGACTATTACAAGGAACTCGGATTAAAGGTTTCCTATCTTCATTCCGAAGTAGACACCTTGGAAAGAGTGGAGATCATCCGAGATCTGAGAAAAGGGATCTACGATGTTCTCATAGGGATCAATTTATTGAGAGAAGGTTTGGACATTCCCGAAGTCTCCTTGGTGGCGATTTTGGACGCCGACAAAGAAGGATTTCTAAGAAATTATAAATCCTTAATACAGACCATCGGACGGGCTGCGAGGAACGTAAGTGGGACAGCGGTCCTGTACGCGGACAAGATGACTGATTCGATGATCAGGGCAATCGACGAGACCAAGCGTAGAAGAGCGATCCAAGAAGAGCATAATCATAAGTACAAGATCTCTCCTCAGACCATCAAGAAGCAGATCGGCGATATCATTGAAAGAACAGAGAAAGATCTGACTCCGGAAGAAGCAGCTTCCGAAGAGATAGATAAGAAATTCAGGGAAAAGAACTTCTCTTCCAAGGAAGAGATGAAGGAAAGGATCCGAGAAGAAATGTTAAAGGCCGCCAAGGAACTCGACTTCGAGCGGGCCGCTATGCTTCGAGACAAGATGCTTTCCATCAAATCATAG
- a CDS encoding S1 RNA-binding domain-containing protein — MQDNQKELFQKLLDESFRKKAALEPGAKVNALVTSAKSDYVFIKVQNAGLSGIISADEFTEAPKPGMIIEAYFLQESSGDQYFTTCLNGDTISKDMISVAHTAEIPVLGHILGENEAGVEVKLGESTGFCPFSQLDPELKKQGNGVGKRVRFLISEVGNKGKIIVSQKKIADKEREAKISVLKGELKPGMFVTCRVKSVHPFGLIVEADGLTALVPTSEATFKKNPDLAQEFHPGQVLRAKVLKLDWEENKHSFTVKDFLKDPWAQNVPFKEGDVVSGTVESVKPFGVFIKLNENFSGLVPNRETGLQNRIPAAQHFKLGDQVSAFVTEVNLSKRQISLSLAKAKEVQERLDYSGYLSEETSSTGSFGAILAKSLNKGQKKG; from the coding sequence ATGCAAGACAATCAAAAAGAATTATTCCAAAAATTACTGGACGAAAGTTTTCGAAAGAAGGCGGCCTTGGAGCCCGGCGCTAAGGTAAATGCATTGGTAACCAGCGCAAAATCGGATTACGTTTTTATAAAGGTCCAGAATGCGGGTCTTTCCGGGATCATTTCTGCGGATGAATTCACGGAGGCGCCTAAACCTGGTATGATCATCGAGGCCTACTTCTTACAGGAATCTTCCGGAGACCAATACTTTACCACTTGCTTGAATGGGGATACCATCAGCAAGGATATGATCTCTGTGGCTCATACTGCGGAGATCCCCGTTCTAGGTCATATCCTAGGAGAGAACGAGGCTGGCGTCGAAGTCAAGTTAGGCGAGTCCACAGGCTTTTGTCCCTTCTCCCAATTGGATCCTGAGTTGAAAAAACAAGGGAACGGAGTAGGCAAAAGGGTCCGCTTTCTCATCTCCGAAGTGGGAAATAAAGGAAAGATCATCGTTTCCCAGAAGAAGATCGCGGACAAGGAAAGAGAGGCAAAGATCTCCGTTCTAAAAGGAGAATTGAAGCCCGGGATGTTCGTGACCTGCCGAGTGAAATCCGTGCATCCTTTCGGTCTAATCGTAGAAGCGGATGGGTTGACTGCTCTTGTTCCTACCTCGGAAGCGACCTTCAAAAAGAATCCGGATCTAGCCCAAGAATTCCATCCAGGACAGGTGCTTCGAGCCAAGGTCCTCAAGCTAGATTGGGAAGAGAACAAGCATAGTTTCACAGTTAAGGATTTTCTAAAGGACCCTTGGGCCCAAAATGTTCCTTTCAAGGAAGGGGATGTGGTTTCCGGAACCGTGGAAAGCGTGAAGCCTTTCGGTGTATTCATAAAATTGAATGAGAATTTCTCAGGCTTAGTTCCGAATCGGGAAACCGGACTGCAAAATCGAATTCCTGCGGCTCAGCATTTCAAATTGGGAGACCAGGTCTCCGCATTCGTAACGGAAGTGAATCTTTCCAAAAGACAGATCTCTCTTTCTCTCGCAAAGGCGAAAGAAGTGCAAGAGAGATTGGATTATAGCGGATATCTTTCCGAGGAGACTTCTTCTACCGGATCTTTCGGTGCTATTCTTGCTAAATCCTTAAACAAGGGTCAGAAGAAGGGATAG
- a CDS encoding rhomboid family intramembrane serine protease → MGFSITIVTIAITTILSLYTLYSDQNLLDKLILRPFRDSREGNYYTLATSGFVHADLQHLLFNMITLYFFGGAVDHAMGPMGFMGLYLASIIIANLITYNKYKNDPNYGSLGASGGTSGIVFASVLFYPYSKIFFFFIPIPIPGPLYAVLYLAYSYYASKNNRDGINHDAHFYGSLTGLAVAILVQPGSAIAFLHYITGIFL, encoded by the coding sequence ATGGGATTCAGTATTACAATAGTTACGATAGCCATTACTACGATCTTAAGCCTGTATACATTGTATTCGGATCAAAATCTATTGGATAAGCTGATCCTAAGGCCGTTTCGGGATTCAAGAGAAGGGAATTATTATACTCTTGCGACCAGCGGTTTCGTTCACGCGGATCTGCAACACTTATTATTCAATATGATCACTCTCTACTTTTTCGGGGGAGCAGTGGATCATGCGATGGGGCCCATGGGCTTCATGGGATTGTATTTAGCGAGCATTATCATCGCCAATCTGATCACATACAATAAATACAAGAACGATCCGAATTATGGGAGTCTAGGTGCTTCCGGAGGGACTTCCGGGATCGTATTTGCTTCTGTTCTATTCTATCCGTATTCTAAGATCTTTTTCTTCTTCATTCCGATCCCAATTCCGGGACCCTTGTATGCGGTATTGTACTTAGCATATTCTTATTATGCTTCTAAGAATAATAGGGATGGGATCAATCACGACGCCCATTTTTACGGATCCTTGACCGGACTCGCTGTGGCTATTCTAGTGCAGCCCGGTTCCGCAATCGCTTTTCTACATTATATAACTGGAATATTCTTATAA